In Candidatus Epulonipiscium sp., a single window of DNA contains:
- a CDS encoding RnfABCDGE type electron transport complex subunit D: MSMDVYTVSSSPHISSKNSIKSIMRDVLIALLPGAMMGIWFFKLGAFITIVLSIASCVGVEALWQKLTKQKITINDYSAAVTGLLLAMNLPPTVPFWIPIIGGTFAIIIAKQLFGGLGQNFINPALAARAFLLTSWAGHMTNWTIDGISTATPLGILKEGGALPPIIDVIIGHVGGSIGETSAIALLIGAGYLLYKKVISIRIPATFIGTVLILTFILGRDAMFDPNAVYEILTGGLILGAFFMATDYSSSPVTQRGQYIMGIGCGIITTVIRLYGGYPEGVSYAILIMNLAVPLIDKYTMPRVFGEVK; encoded by the coding sequence ATGTCTATGGACGTATATACAGTATCCTCATCTCCTCACATTTCCTCTAAAAATTCTATAAAGAGTATAATGAGGGATGTTTTAATTGCATTACTTCCTGGGGCAATGATGGGGATTTGGTTTTTTAAACTAGGAGCTTTTATTACTATTGTTTTATCAATAGCATCTTGTGTTGGAGTAGAAGCCCTATGGCAAAAGCTCACAAAACAAAAAATTACAATAAATGATTATAGTGCGGCAGTTACAGGATTACTCCTTGCAATGAACCTGCCTCCTACAGTTCCTTTTTGGATACCTATTATAGGGGGAACCTTTGCTATTATCATTGCAAAGCAGCTATTTGGTGGATTAGGTCAAAACTTTATTAATCCCGCCCTAGCAGCAAGGGCATTTTTACTTACTTCTTGGGCAGGACATATGACAAACTGGACTATAGACGGAATAAGCACAGCTACTCCTTTAGGGATTTTAAAAGAAGGGGGGGCACTACCGCCCATAATAGATGTAATTATAGGCCATGTTGGAGGGTCTATTGGAGAAACCTCGGCTATTGCTCTTTTGATTGGAGCAGGATATTTGCTTTACAAAAAGGTGATTTCCATAAGGATTCCAGCAACCTTCATTGGAACCGTACTTATACTTACATTTATTTTGGGTAGAGATGCAATGTTTGACCCCAATGCCGTATACGAAATTCTTACGGGGGGGCTTATCCTAGGAGCATTTTTTATGGCTACGGATTATTCATCTTCTCCTGTTACCCAAAGAGGACAATATATAATGGGAATAGGTTGTGGAATCATTACAACAGTGATACGTCTTTATGGAGGATATCCGGAAGGGGTGTCCTATGCAATACTTATTATGAATTTAGCTGTTCCGCTTATTGATAAATATACAATGCCTCGAGTTTTTGGGGAGGTGAAATAA
- a CDS encoding RnfABCDGE type electron transport complex subunit G, whose amino-acid sequence MKEIMKLGLILFAITAFSAMLLGFAHEITKEPIENQVRLAREKAMNETLSQADRFEEVMVELPKGSKISEINAGYKGDLLEGFVVKVSPKGFGGPIEIMVGVSKDGIVQGIKMLKHSETPGLGANAEDDSFTSQYKDTSGELTVTKTIPNKDNEIQALTGATITSRAITDGVNEVLIFLQHHGGTDEEITFDFN is encoded by the coding sequence ATGAAAGAGATAATGAAGCTTGGATTAATATTATTTGCTATTACAGCTTTTTCTGCTATGCTTCTTGGTTTCGCCCATGAAATTACTAAAGAACCTATAGAAAATCAGGTCCGCCTTGCTAGAGAAAAAGCTATGAATGAAACTCTCTCCCAGGCAGATAGATTTGAAGAAGTGATGGTTGAATTGCCCAAGGGCTCCAAAATTTCAGAAATTAATGCGGGATATAAGGGGGATTTATTAGAGGGTTTTGTAGTAAAGGTATCCCCAAAAGGTTTTGGAGGTCCTATTGAAATAATGGTAGGGGTTTCTAAGGACGGGATTGTGCAAGGAATTAAAATGCTAAAACATTCGGAAACTCCAGGCTTAGGTGCTAATGCAGAGGATGATTCTTTTACCTCTCAATATAAGGATACATCTGGTGAACTTACAGTAACTAAGACGATACCTAATAAAGATAATGAAATACAAGCCCTTACGGGGGCAACTATCACATCAAGAGCTATTACAGATGGGGTAAATGAAGTCCTTATATTTCTGCAACACCATGGGGGAACGGATGAAGAAATAACTTTTGATTTTAATTAG
- a CDS encoding electron transport complex subunit E has translation MKKLVERITNGIIVENPTFVQVIGMCPTLAVTTGAKNGIGMGLATTAVLVGSNLFISLLRKFIPSKIRIPAYVVIIASLVTLVEFILQAFVRSLYSQLGLFIPLIVVNCIILARAEAYASKNKLLPSIADGLGMGLGFTLALAILGSVREILGAGKIFDFPIMPSSYQPAVIMILAPGAFFTLGILMATLNHFRNKKVKDA, from the coding sequence TTGAAAAAGTTAGTAGAAAGAATTACAAATGGAATTATAGTGGAGAATCCGACATTTGTTCAAGTAATCGGAATGTGTCCTACCTTAGCTGTTACAACAGGAGCAAAAAATGGCATAGGGATGGGACTAGCTACCACTGCTGTATTGGTCGGTTCCAATTTATTTATATCATTATTGCGCAAATTTATACCATCTAAAATTCGAATACCTGCATACGTTGTAATCATTGCCAGTTTGGTAACCCTCGTAGAATTCATCCTACAGGCATTTGTACGTAGTTTGTATAGCCAATTAGGCTTGTTTATTCCCTTGATTGTAGTGAATTGTATCATTTTAGCTAGGGCAGAAGCTTATGCATCTAAAAACAAACTATTGCCATCCATAGCAGATGGATTAGGAATGGGATTGGGATTTACCCTTGCTTTAGCTATCTTAGGCTCCGTCAGGGAGATTTTAGGGGCAGGAAAAATATTTGATTTTCCTATTATGCCGTCATCGTATCAACCGGCGGTGATTATGATTTTGGCTCCTGGTGCATTTTTTACTTTAGGCATCCTTATGGCCACTTTAAATCATTTTAGGAATAAAAAGGTAAAGGATGCATAG
- the rsxA gene encoding electron transport complex subunit RsxA, which translates to MNLFILFLSAILVNNFVLSRFLGICPFLGVSKKAETALGMGIAVTFVMTLASMFSYMVYHWMLIPLQIEYLYTIAFILVIASLVQFVEMVIQKTSPTLYQALGVYLPLITTNCAVLGVAVINMNEGYNLIESIINGVGAALGFTLAIVLFAGIRERIENNKILAAFQGFPIALITAGLMSIAFLGFQGLL; encoded by the coding sequence ATGAACTTATTTATTTTATTTCTGAGTGCTATTTTAGTTAATAATTTCGTATTATCAAGGTTTTTGGGTATATGTCCGTTCCTTGGAGTGTCAAAAAAAGCAGAAACAGCTCTAGGAATGGGTATAGCTGTAACCTTTGTAATGACCTTAGCTTCCATGTTTTCTTATATGGTGTATCACTGGATGCTGATTCCTTTGCAAATTGAATATTTATATACTATAGCATTTATTTTAGTGATAGCTTCCCTAGTTCAATTTGTAGAGATGGTTATTCAAAAAACAAGCCCAACACTTTATCAGGCGTTGGGAGTGTACCTTCCCTTGATTACAACAAACTGTGCAGTTTTAGGGGTAGCAGTAATCAATATGAACGAAGGATACAATTTAATTGAAAGTATTATAAACGGTGTGGGGGCTGCCCTAGGATTCACCTTAGCTATTGTACTTTTCGCAGGAATAAGGGAAAGAATAGAAAACAATAAAATTTTAGCTGCATTCCAAGGGTTTCCCATAGCTCTTATCACAGCGGGACTAATGTCAATAGCATTTTTAGGTTTTCAGGGACTACTTTAA